A DNA window from Streptomyces bacillaris contains the following coding sequences:
- a CDS encoding vWA domain-containing protein, translated as MTTTGAPTTGAPTTGAPTDTLDRDKLFAARLQAARARPYLATALFALHTVESRRVPTMGVDRYWRCYVSPAFVARTPVEELAGVWVHEVSHLLRDHHGRSDRVARQRGLTGPGDRLRMNIAADCEINDDVYGDGLVRPKGVVQPSTLGLQPGELMEDYLRRFGLGSITQYLAWLDCGSGADGLDRDWELGPEGAHGLSAREQDAVRFRVAQGINGRPGNVPKGWQRWAEEAFHPPQPWRELLGAAVRSAASGAGAGEDYTYGRPSRRSAGLPGVVLPSLRRTPPRVSVVIDTSGSVSDAELGSALLEVAAISRAVGGRRDLVTVLACDAATRVVHPLCSAEGIPLLGGGGTDLRTGFAKALRTRPRPDVVVVLTDGQTPWPKAQPACRTVVGLFTRERGRRTWREDNPEYTPSGPPAWARVVEIG; from the coding sequence ATGACCACGACCGGGGCGCCGACGACGGGCGCGCCGACGACAGGGGCTCCGACGGACACGCTCGACCGGGACAAGCTCTTCGCCGCCCGGCTGCAGGCGGCCAGGGCCCGCCCCTATCTGGCGACGGCCCTCTTCGCCCTGCACACCGTGGAGTCGCGGCGGGTCCCGACCATGGGCGTCGACCGGTACTGGCGGTGCTACGTCTCACCGGCCTTCGTCGCCCGCACCCCGGTGGAGGAGCTGGCCGGGGTCTGGGTCCACGAGGTGTCGCACCTGCTCCGCGACCACCACGGCCGCAGCGACCGGGTGGCCCGGCAGCGCGGGCTGACCGGGCCGGGGGACCGGCTGCGGATGAACATCGCCGCCGACTGCGAGATCAACGACGATGTGTACGGGGACGGCCTGGTCCGGCCGAAGGGCGTCGTGCAGCCGTCGACCCTGGGGCTCCAGCCGGGCGAGCTCATGGAGGACTACCTGCGCCGGTTCGGGCTCGGCTCGATCACCCAGTACCTCGCCTGGCTGGACTGCGGCAGCGGCGCCGACGGGCTGGACCGGGACTGGGAGTTGGGGCCCGAAGGGGCCCACGGGCTCAGCGCGCGGGAACAGGACGCGGTCCGTTTCCGGGTGGCGCAGGGCATCAACGGGCGCCCGGGGAACGTCCCGAAGGGGTGGCAGCGGTGGGCGGAGGAGGCGTTCCATCCCCCGCAGCCCTGGCGGGAGTTGCTGGGGGCGGCCGTCCGCTCGGCCGCCTCGGGAGCAGGCGCGGGGGAGGACTACACCTACGGCCGCCCGTCCCGGCGCTCCGCCGGGTTGCCCGGCGTCGTGCTGCCGAGTCTGCGCCGGACCCCGCCCCGGGTCTCCGTCGTCATCGACACCTCCGGCTCGGTCAGCGACGCCGAACTGGGCAGCGCCCTCCTGGAGGTCGCCGCCATCTCCCGTGCCGTGGGCGGCCGTCGCGACCTGGTCACCGTCCTCGCGTGCGACGCGGCGACCCGGGTCGTCCATCCGCTCTGCAGCGCCGAGGGCATCCCGCTGCTGGGCGGTGGCGGTACGGATCTGCGTACGGGCTTCGCCAAGGCGCTCCGGACCCGGCCGCGCCCCGATGTCGTCGTCGTACTGACGGACGGTCAGACGCCGTGGCCCAAGGCGCAGCCGGCGTGCCGGACCGTGGTCGGCCTCTTCACCCGGGAGCGCGGGCGCCGCACCTGGCGGGAGGACAACCCCGAGTACACCCCGTCCGGGCCGCCCGCCTGGGCACGGGTCGTGGAGATCGGCTAG
- a CDS encoding AAA family ATPase has product MPTTAKSSQLAVADALTALLRDTATEPRPDIQLEALALAVAADLPVLLWGEPGIGKTAALTQLAASLDLPLTTVIASVHEPSDFSGLPVVGDDPAEHGIPMAPPDWAVRLVRAGRGLLFLDELSTAPPAVQAALLRLVLERRIGSLRLPPGVRIVAAANPRSSAADGWELSPPLANRFVHLQWAHDHEVVVRGLGGIWPRTTLPRLDPDRLPEAVEFARRAVCGLLAARPTLVHRLPTTETRRGGAWPSPRSWDMTLNLVAFSVAAGSSRDVLSLLVRGTVGDGPGLELLASLDRMDLPDPEELLADPAGAVLPERGDLRQATLDGVVAAVRARPDQERWDAAWALLVRALETGAPDLVVVPATTLAALRREDWDVPAAVEHLAGVVSLSRRADRASERVVRAEAKAGR; this is encoded by the coding sequence ATGCCCACGACTGCCAAGTCCTCCCAACTCGCCGTCGCCGACGCCCTGACGGCTCTCCTCCGCGACACCGCCACCGAACCGCGCCCCGACATTCAGCTGGAGGCTCTGGCGCTGGCGGTCGCCGCCGATCTGCCCGTCCTGCTGTGGGGCGAGCCGGGCATCGGCAAGACCGCCGCGCTCACCCAGCTCGCCGCCTCCCTGGACCTGCCGTTGACCACCGTGATCGCCAGCGTCCACGAGCCGTCCGACTTCTCCGGGCTGCCCGTCGTGGGTGACGATCCCGCCGAGCACGGGATCCCGATGGCTCCGCCGGACTGGGCGGTCCGCCTCGTGCGGGCCGGGCGCGGGCTGCTCTTCCTGGACGAGCTGTCCACCGCGCCGCCCGCCGTCCAGGCCGCACTGCTCCGTCTCGTCCTCGAGCGGCGGATCGGCTCCCTCCGACTCCCGCCCGGTGTGAGGATCGTGGCCGCCGCCAACCCGCGCTCCTCGGCGGCCGACGGCTGGGAGCTGAGCCCGCCGCTCGCCAACCGGTTCGTCCACCTCCAGTGGGCCCATGACCACGAGGTCGTCGTCCGGGGGCTCGGCGGGATCTGGCCGCGCACCACGCTGCCCCGGCTCGACCCCGACAGGCTGCCCGAGGCCGTGGAGTTCGCCCGGCGAGCGGTGTGCGGACTGCTCGCGGCCCGCCCCACGCTCGTCCACCGGCTGCCCACCACCGAGACGCGCCGGGGCGGTGCCTGGCCCTCGCCGCGCAGCTGGGACATGACGCTGAACCTGGTCGCCTTCTCGGTCGCCGCCGGGTCCTCCCGCGATGTGCTGTCCCTGCTGGTCCGGGGCACGGTGGGGGACGGGCCCGGGCTGGAGCTGCTGGCGAGCCTGGACCGGATGGACCTGCCGGACCCCGAGGAACTGCTCGCCGATCCGGCGGGGGCCGTCCTGCCCGAGCGCGGCGACCTCCGGCAGGCCACGCTGGACGGGGTGGTCGCGGCGGTCCGTGCCCGCCCGGACCAGGAGCGTTGGGACGCCGCATGGGCACTGCTCGTCCGGGCGCTGGAGACCGGGGCCCCGGATCTGGTGGTCGTCCCCGCCACCACTCTCGCCGCGCTGCGCCGGGAGGACTGGGACGTACCGGCGGCCGTCGAGCACCTCGCCGGTGTGGTCTCCCTGTCCCGGCGGGCGGACCGCGCGTCGGAGCGGGTGGTCCGCGCCGAGGCGAAGGCGGGCCGATGA
- the rbsD gene encoding D-ribose pyranase, which produces MKKSGILNRHLAGAIAELGHGDGVLVCDAGMPIPSGPRVVDLAFRAGTPSFAEVVDGLLDELVVEGATAAEEIRDANPAAAALLAGHFPGLELVPHDELKARTAAARLVVRTGEARPYANVLLRCGVFF; this is translated from the coding sequence GTGAAGAAGTCGGGCATCCTCAACCGTCATCTGGCGGGAGCCATCGCGGAACTCGGCCATGGTGACGGGGTGTTGGTCTGCGACGCGGGTATGCCGATCCCGTCCGGCCCGCGCGTCGTCGACCTCGCCTTCCGCGCCGGGACCCCGTCGTTCGCGGAGGTGGTGGACGGGCTGCTCGACGAGTTGGTGGTGGAGGGCGCGACGGCCGCCGAGGAGATCCGCGACGCCAACCCGGCGGCCGCGGCGCTCCTGGCCGGTCACTTCCCCGGGCTGGAACTGGTCCCGCACGACGAGCTGAAGGCCCGTACGGCAGCGGCGCGCCTGGTCGTACGGACGGGGGAGGCCCGGCCGTACGCCAACGTGCTGCTGCGGTGCGGGGTGTTCTTCTGA
- a CDS encoding ribokinase, with the protein MHDSAPDDRYDLLVVGSANADLVIGVERRPAPGETVLGSDLAVHPGGKGANQAVAAARLGARTALLARVGDDDHGRLLLESQRAAGVDTDGVLVGGAPTGVALITVDPSGDNSIVVSPGANGRLTPEDVRAAAPLLAAARVVSVQLEIPLETVAETARCLAPGARLVLNPSPPAPLPGEVLAACDPLVVNEHEARFILGEGAGETPQDWAPALLSLGPRSVVITLGAEGALVADSRTDSLDRLVSPRVEAVDTTGAGDAFTAALAWRLGRGDDLREAAAFAVRVGAAAVTSQGAQVSFPTLDEVDAL; encoded by the coding sequence ATGCACGACAGCGCCCCCGACGACCGGTACGACCTGCTGGTCGTCGGCTCGGCCAACGCCGACCTGGTGATCGGCGTCGAACGCCGCCCCGCCCCCGGCGAGACGGTCCTCGGCTCCGACCTGGCCGTCCACCCGGGCGGCAAGGGCGCCAACCAGGCTGTCGCGGCAGCCCGGTTGGGAGCCCGTACGGCGCTGCTCGCCCGGGTTGGTGACGACGACCACGGCCGGCTGCTGCTGGAGAGCCAGCGCGCGGCGGGCGTGGACACGGACGGTGTGCTGGTCGGCGGGGCCCCGACCGGGGTCGCCCTGATCACCGTGGACCCCTCGGGCGACAACAGCATCGTGGTCTCCCCGGGCGCCAACGGCCGGCTCACCCCCGAGGACGTACGGGCGGCGGCCCCGCTGCTCGCCGCCGCCCGGGTCGTCTCCGTACAGCTGGAAATCCCCCTGGAGACGGTCGCGGAGACAGCGCGGTGCCTGGCACCCGGGGCCCGTCTCGTCCTCAACCCGTCCCCTCCCGCCCCGCTCCCCGGGGAGGTGCTGGCCGCCTGCGATCCGCTGGTGGTCAACGAGCACGAGGCGCGGTTCATCCTGGGCGAGGGGGCGGGGGAGACCCCGCAGGACTGGGCCCCGGCCCTGCTCTCCCTGGGCCCGCGCTCGGTCGTGATCACGCTGGGCGCGGAAGGCGCGCTGGTGGCCGACAGCCGGACGGACTCGCTGGACCGTCTGGTCAGCCCGAGGGTCGAGGCCGTCGACACCACGGGGGCCGGGGACGCGTTCACGGCGGCCCTGGCCTGGCGGCTGGGCCGGGGCGACGACCTGCGCGAGGCGGCGGCCTTCGCCGTACGGGTGGGCGCGGCGGCGGTCACGTCACAGGGGGCTCAGGTGTCGTTCCCGACGCTGGACGAGGTCGACGCGCTGTGA
- a CDS encoding ABC transporter permease/substrate-binding protein has translation MATETLKSDTGAGGTSVIRRVLLDNGALSALVVLLVAMSLLSGDFLTTQNLLNVGVQAAVTAILAFGVTFVIVSAGIDLSVGSVAALSATVLAWSATSAGVPVVLAVILAIVTGIACGFVNGALVSYGKLPPFIATLAMLSIARGLSLVISQGSPIAFPDSVARLGDTLGGWLPVPVLVMIAMGLLTALILGRTFIGRSMYAIGGNEEAARLSGLRVKRQKIVIYALSGLFAAVAGIVLASRLVSAQPQAAQGYELDAIAAVVIGGASLAGGVGKASGTLIGALILAVLRNGLNLLSVSAFWQQVVIGVVIALAVLLDTLRRKAGSGAASSAGTAPGAPGSGRRGALKFAGAALAVAVVVGGVSYFNSGSSGGAKKVGMSLSTLNNPFFVQMKEGAQAEAEKAGIDLTVTDAQNDASQQANQLQNFTSSGVSSIIVNPVDSDAVGPGVRSANQADIPVIAADRGVNKADTATLVASDNVAGGKLAADALADRLGGKGSIVILQGTAGTSASRERGAGFAEGLKAHPGIKVVAKQPADFDRTKGLDVMTNLIQSHPDITGVFAENDEMALGAVKALGGKAGKSVSVVGFDGTPDGLKAVEAGTLYASVAQQPGELGRIAVQNAVKAAKGDTVEKTVKVPVKVVTRENVADFS, from the coding sequence GTGGCCACTGAGACACTCAAGAGTGACACGGGCGCGGGGGGCACGTCCGTGATACGCCGCGTCCTGCTCGACAACGGGGCGCTGAGCGCCCTGGTCGTCCTGCTGGTGGCGATGTCGCTGCTCTCCGGCGACTTCCTGACCACCCAGAACCTGCTGAACGTCGGCGTGCAGGCGGCCGTCACCGCGATCCTCGCGTTCGGCGTCACCTTCGTCATCGTCTCGGCGGGCATCGACCTCTCCGTCGGCTCGGTGGCGGCCCTCTCGGCGACGGTCCTCGCCTGGTCGGCCACGTCCGCCGGGGTGCCGGTCGTCCTCGCGGTGATCCTCGCGATCGTCACCGGCATCGCCTGCGGCTTCGTGAACGGCGCCCTCGTCTCGTACGGCAAACTCCCGCCGTTCATCGCGACGTTGGCCATGCTGTCGATCGCCCGCGGTCTCTCGCTGGTCATCTCGCAGGGCAGCCCGATCGCGTTCCCGGACTCCGTCGCACGGCTCGGTGACACGCTCGGCGGCTGGCTCCCCGTGCCGGTCCTCGTGATGATCGCGATGGGGCTGCTCACCGCGCTGATCCTGGGCCGCACCTTCATCGGCCGTTCGATGTACGCGATCGGCGGCAACGAGGAGGCGGCCCGGCTCTCCGGTCTCCGCGTCAAGCGCCAGAAGATCGTCATCTACGCGCTCTCCGGCCTCTTCGCCGCCGTCGCGGGCATCGTCCTGGCCTCGCGCCTGGTCTCCGCGCAGCCGCAGGCCGCCCAGGGGTACGAACTCGACGCCATCGCCGCGGTCGTCATCGGCGGCGCCAGCCTGGCCGGCGGGGTCGGCAAGGCGTCCGGCACCCTGATCGGCGCGCTCATCCTCGCCGTCCTCCGCAACGGCCTCAACCTCCTCTCGGTCTCGGCGTTCTGGCAGCAGGTCGTCATCGGCGTCGTCATCGCGCTGGCGGTCCTCCTCGACACCCTGCGCCGCAAGGCCGGTTCGGGCGCCGCCTCCTCGGCGGGCACCGCACCCGGCGCGCCCGGGTCCGGGCGCAGGGGAGCGCTCAAGTTCGCCGGGGCCGCGCTCGCCGTGGCGGTCGTCGTCGGCGGTGTCTCCTACTTCAACTCCGGTTCGTCCGGGGGCGCGAAGAAGGTCGGCATGTCCCTCTCGACGCTGAACAACCCCTTCTTCGTGCAGATGAAGGAGGGCGCACAGGCCGAGGCGGAGAAGGCAGGCATCGACCTCACCGTCACCGACGCCCAGAACGACGCCTCGCAGCAGGCTAACCAGCTTCAGAACTTCACCAGTTCGGGCGTCTCGTCCATCATCGTCAACCCGGTGGACTCCGATGCCGTGGGGCCGGGCGTGCGCAGCGCCAACCAGGCCGACATCCCCGTGATCGCCGCCGACCGCGGTGTGAACAAGGCCGACACCGCCACCCTCGTCGCCTCCGACAACGTGGCGGGCGGCAAGCTCGCGGCCGACGCGCTGGCCGACCGGCTCGGCGGCAAGGGCAGCATCGTCATCCTCCAGGGCACGGCGGGCACCTCCGCCAGCCGTGAGCGCGGGGCGGGCTTCGCCGAAGGGCTCAAGGCCCACCCGGGCATCAAGGTGGTCGCCAAGCAGCCCGCCGACTTCGACCGCACCAAGGGCCTGGACGTCATGACCAACCTGATCCAGTCCCACCCGGACATCACCGGGGTCTTCGCGGAGAACGACGAGATGGCGCTCGGCGCGGTCAAGGCGCTCGGCGGCAAGGCGGGCAAGTCCGTGTCGGTCGTCGGCTTCGACGGCACCCCGGACGGTCTGAAGGCGGTCGAGGCCGGGACGCTCTACGCCTCGGTGGCCCAGCAGCCCGGCGAACTCGGCCGGATCGCCGTGCAGAACGCCGTCAAGGCGGCGAAGGGCGACACGGTGGAGAAGACGGTGAAGGTGCCGGTCAAGGTGGTCACCCGCGAGAACGTGGCCGACTTCTCCTGA